CTAACATCTACTCTGACTGATGGATTTTGATCTCAATGGATTATTAAGTATTTTGAATACCATCTCTGGGTGTGCATCAAAGTGTGACCCTTCCCAGGGCTTTTGCTTGCCCACTAGGGTCAGAATTAGGGAAAGATGCTCCCACAGTGGGATTTCAGCTTAACCTTCCCTTTCCTGGGCCCCAGCCCCTTGCCTGCCCGTGACTGTCTCTCACCTCTGTCCCCGCTGTCTTCTGGCTCCTCCTGCGGGGCCTGCTCCAGTACAGCCACATCCCCCCGGGGCCCCGCTGGCAGCTCCCCACTGGACACAGTCTTGTTCAGTGACGGTGGTTGTGGTGGCGGCGGCTGCGCCAGCTTCTGCCGAACAGCATTGATCTCCCGGCGCAGCAGGCGGACTCGGCGGGTCCGGGCCCCACTGGACCGCATGGTGCTCACCAGGTCCAATTTCTCCAGCAGTTCCTTCAGCTGCACTTCTGGAGACAAGTGGGCCCGGTTCTCTGGGATGAGGATGTTGTCCACTGCCAGGGAGAAAGAAGGACAGAAGAGGCTGAAGGACCTGCCCAGGCcagggaaaggggaaggggaTTCCTTCAGATGCAAAACATTCTCCTGGAATGCCTGGGTCAGTGGATTCCAGCAGCGCCACTGTGGGGCCTTGGCCCTGCCACAATGCTGCCAGGAGGGCAGCCACAGGGATAAGGTCAGAATCTGGGCAACGTGCAGGAAGCAGTTCAGTCACGGTTACAGGCCTGTGGAGCAGGAACAAGACAGCCTGGCCATCCCCCAACCTGAGTGACTGTTTGGCTGCTGCCATCAAGAAGCAGAGAACAAGGGCAGGCAGACTGGGGATTTCAGAGGCAATTCCATTTTTCTGATCCTCCACCTGCACTCTTCTGAAAAAGCCAGACACCACACTGTACTCCTGCTGCCCAGGCTCCAATGCCACACAGTGGGAGTCCAGGAGAGGAAGACCCCTTGtgaagttttagtttttaaaaagatagctaGTACCTGATTCCCGTCCTACCATTCAAGAAGGGCTTGGTGAATAAAACTTTAACTCCTGGAACGATTCTAGCCACAAGCACATGGACCTCAGCCTGTGCCTACCTCCAGTTTTGCTCCTATAGTCTACCCGGTAGTCCCCAGGACCATCCTAATCTCCAGCTCTCCAGGCTTTTATACCTGTGCCTCTTCTGGCCCCTCTCCTCCCAACCCGTCCTGGCTTCTCACCGTCTTCCCAGGAGAAGCGGTAAAAGTCCTCCGATTTGGGTGACTCGGGCAGATGGGTGCCCGTCTCAGGGTCATAGCCGATGTTCTCTGCCTGCCGCCGGGCGTGCCGCAGGATGGCCCCTCCCAGGTCCCGCAGGCGGACAGCTGCTCGGTGGAAAATTGTGTCTTTAGCATTATACTTCATGCAGTTGGTAACTATAAGGTTAAAGTCCTCCTCAAACTCCTCCAAGGTGTGGTACAGGTGGGACTCCAGCTTCCGCCTCATAGTAGAAAAATCCATTGGCTTGGATATGAATTCCAGGTAATCTGGAACCTAAACATATAAAACCTGTACAATTACAACAACCATTTACTAGCCAAACAGGCGCACCCTTCACCGGCACTCTTGCCTCCCCGTTTTCTGGCTTGGCCATGCCAGACTCATTCATAGCCACCAGGCCCTGGACCACCCTGCTCTGCTGAGCCATCACCATGAGCCAGTCTACTAGCCTTGCCAGACTCCCCCGGGTTTTGAACACCCTGTGCCCCAACCCTTTCCTGGCCTACTCAGACCCTATTTCCATTTCAGGCAGGGCTCATTGCCCAGAAAGTAGTGGGGAACTTGCCTCACTCAGGTTGACAGGCTCAGCGAAGATGTGTGCGGGATCCTTCTCCTGCAGCAAGTCCAGTGTTGTCCTCAGCAGAACGTTGAATGGCATCAGCTCCAGCTCCATGGCAGCTTGCTGGATCTTGATCTGTGGGAAAGGTGGAGAGAAATCAGGACATTCCCCTCTAAAGAGGCACGGAACTTTATCTTGATAACTTGATTTTCATCAGTCATGTACAACAAAGTTTCACAGGACAGTAAGCTAATCAGTACTTGAGTTATCACTGTACGTAGCTTAGAAACAATGATACCAACAGCTACCATTTTGTGAACCTTTTTTATGTATGCAGCTCCGTACCAAAACTTATAGTACTAATAGTTAATACTTTTATAGTCCAAATAACATTCAAGATAGGTACAAATGAGGTATTTtacaaagaggaaactgaggcatggaaggATTGACtagcctgaggtcacacagctaataagggacagagctgggattcacaGTGCGTGCTTTTGACTACTATGCACACTGCTTTTCTACTTATATTACCTCAGTTAATCATCACAACAACCTTGAAGAAGAAACTGTTATTatctatattttacaaatatggaaTCTAAGGTTTGAAAGGAATACAATGAGGAGTTACTAACCCAAGGTCACCTGGCTAGAAAGAACAGGAATAGGATTTAAACCGAGGTCTGACTTAGCCCAAGGGGCATATGATATAAAACGTGCCTTGGGCCACAATTCCCACCAAATTGGCCCTTGGGACATTCAGGTTGGCCTAGCGTGACCAGGGCCTCGAAGCTCACCCCCTCAGGCAGCAAGAAGCCAGACCCATTTGCAGCAGTGTGCTGTACAAATGTTATTTTCCATGTGTGCCCTAATGTGAAAAGGTTGGGAAACCACAGACTAGACTATGAGACGTTCCTGCCTCTTGACTACATTCAAACAGGCCTGCCTGCATCCCCTGCCTACTTCCTTTCCCCTTAACATTTCTCTGGACCACAAATGGGAAGAGATGCTCAACTGGGGGACTAGGCCTGGGATGGCAGAGACAGTTTGACTATAAGGACAAGGTTCTTATGTATAGCCAAAGCTGCCCAGTCTCAGAGGTGGAAAATTCAGGCTATTCAGCCCACAAGAGAACGGTTTGTGCTGGGGATGAACAGTGAAGCGGAGtttggagaaagagagaaaaaacatctTTAATTTGGGCCTCCAAAGCATGGAAGTAACAGCTGCTATTCCTGGACCAGAAAAAACACTTTTGGCTCGTCATCCATTCAATTAATAGTTTTTGCTCACTGTCATAGGCAGGGTGCTGCAACAGACACTTTAGGGAAGCAAAGAGTATCAATAATGATGCTAGCAGCTGATACTTCTATAgccctactgtatgccaggcactgttctaagctctTTATATACACTAAgtcatctaatcctcacaaccTTATGAGGTATGTTCTATTAATATCCTCCTTTTATAGTCAAGGAAACttgaggtattaaaaaaaaaaaaaaaagactgtaagtGTTTAAGGGTCAGATGAGAACCCTCAAGCTCTCAGTCAAAAGTGATACCCATCGGAATGGCCTGAGAAGTTCTCCAAAATATTCAAGGCCAGGCTCCTCCTGAGATTTCGTAAGTGAGAAACTCCAGGGATGGGCTCAGACATATAACATTAAGCTTATGCTTGAGGCCACCAGAAGCTAAAAGCTCCCCAAGTTTGAAGCCATCAGTAGCACCACACCCAATGCCTAGTAGGCAAGACTTGGAGCCCATAGTGCTGGGCAGGAAGGCAACAAAGCTGACACTGATGGGGGCAGAAAAAGATCTTGAACAAGAGCTCTGGGGGTTCCTTCTCACCTGCTCCCGCTTGAGCTTTTCTCTTTTCCGAATCAGTTCGATTAGCAGCCGTGCCCGCTCCAAATCGTGCCGGAGCTTCTGCCAGTATTTCAGCTCTTCCTTTACGGCACTTGTCTTCTCATCCTGCTCCCGCtgcaggaggggagggaaaagAATGAGGAGCTGTGGGCTTCCCTCCTGCCCAAAGTCCTCTCCCTGCTCAGCCTCACAGGCACTCTGCAGCTAAGAGCCCCATGCCCTTCCTGGACCCTCTTCCATCACATGCCTTCCTCCTGTGCTTCCCCAGTCCTATGACAATGTCTCTTCACTACAGCACAACCACCACTGCTAGGGAGAGAGATGGGACTACCCCATCCTACCCCCAGGGACACCAGAGAGCAGCTGTGAATCTTCAGGACTGGAAAGTATTTCAGAAGGAAACTAATACACACCTCAGGGTGGAAAGAATTTCACCCTAGAGCTTCAACTTGGctggaaaataaagcaaagtttTTACCATAAGCTTGTACCTACTTATTTCAACATACTTTAAAataccaccactaccaccatcatcaAACATgtgattcttgcctagaaaaactACAATGTAGTTGATGCCCAGGGCTTGATACACAAGGGCACAGTAGCATAAAGACAACAAGAACTGATCTGATAAACTGAATATAAAATGCTGAGAAGATATAAAATAGAGAAGATCTCAGTGGGTGGGGCTCAGGTCAGGGATTCCTGGGGTGAGCAAGCTTACTAGGATTTCACATGTAGTGATGGACGTGGATGAACAAAGCGGTAAGAAAGGCCTCTTTTGGAACTGAAGGGACCACAGAGCAGAAGTATGAAGGCACAATCAGTGATTCTTTGCTTGTTAAGAAAAATGGCCGGCCAgagcagaggaactggagaacaacacaagacaaggaaGACCCAGGATCCAACTGGCAAGAAGTTTCAAATGCCAGGCAAAAAAGCTTAGCTGTAGCCTGCCTGAAGGGGGCAGTCGGGAGGGGtgaatatattttggaaaaaaagaaatgacaggaTGGAAAATAGTTAAGTGAATAAGGCACTACCAGTGGTGAAGCAAAGAAAGAATTAAGAGGCTGGAGACCGCCTAGAAAGCTACTGCTGAAATTAAGGGGGCATGGGTGAGCAGAGTAGTTGTAGAATGGAGATGAAGGGCCACACACTGATTAACCCCCTGAAACAGACTGAGGGATGATTAACTGTAGCTCCTAACCCAGGGAAGAGCCAAAAGTAACTCCAAGGTGGACAAAGGTGGACAAATCTGAGGTCAGGAGGAAGGAGCTTccatatcaaaaaagaaatacatttatggAGACGAAGGAAGATACTGAATCAAGTTTCCAATATCTGACGTACAGGAAACAACATATACATGGACACCTATAGTTCCTCTGCTCCAGAGAGACTGagggcaaaaaaagagaaaggggacaAGACAAGAAACCTGGAGCTACAGCCACACAGTTATTGACAACTAGAACAGCAGACAAGCTCTCCAAGCCAACGGGCAGACCGCAGGGCCCCTGGGAATATTACCACTAAGGAGTAAGAATTAGGATCAGCAGAGGGTGCATTCAGTGGGGTAGAGGAGGTGGGAAATGGTGTCACAAAGAAGCTTTAAGACAAAGTGACTGTGGTGTCAAATATCATCCAACAGTCTATAAGGTGAGAGAGTATGAGGGAAGACttgctgggctggaagacacCATGTTACTATTCTAGAAGAAGCTACAGGAGAGCAAGCAGACCATCTCAAGGAGAGAGCAAATATGCACTTCTCTTTCAGGACTTTAGTTACAAAAGGCAAAAGTGAAATCAGACAGAACAGAGGGCAGTAGAGTCATGGGAAGGTTTGCTTTGTCTCTGGAGTAAAGGTGTAGGAATATTTAAAGGCAGAAGTAATGGAAcaagtgaagagagagagagaactaaatacactttaaaaaaatctctcaggGTGCCTCCACCATGTGGGAAAACACTGAACACGCAGCAACACCAGCTGCTAATGTCTACAAGGCCACCCAACTGGGCAGGCTGTGTGCTACAACTCAGTTAATTTGTGTATTTCTTATGGAACATTTTTTGGCAGATGGCAGTATAGTGTCTTAAGCAAAGTATGCCCTTTCCTAACTCATATATCATGGTCACCTACCTCACACTCAGCCCACTTCTTCCTTTCTGCAGTATCTAAAGGGGTGTTTCCCCATGTACAAGGAAAGCTGGGCCTGCTCTCCACTCTCCCCTAAGCTTGCTCCAAGCCAAGCCTCTCATCTAGGAGGAGTTGCTGTCTGGTCTAAAGAGCGCTAcacctagaggagaacataggcaaaacactctctgacatacatcacagcaggatcctctatgacccacctcccagaatattggaaataaaagcaaaaataaacaaatgggacctaattaaacttaaaagcttctgcacatcaaaggaaactattagcaaggtgaaaagacagccttcagaatgggagaaaataatagcaaatgaagcaaccgacaaacaactaatctcaaaaatatacaagcaactcctacagctcaactccagaaaaataaatgacccaatcaaaaaatgggccaaagatctaaatagacatttctccaaagaagacatacagatggctaacaaacacttgaaaagatgttcaacatcactctttatcagagaaatgcaaatcaaaaccactatgaggtaccatttcacaccagtcagaatggctgcgatccaaaagtctacaaataataaatgctggagagggtgtggagaaaaggaaccctcttacactgttggtgggaatgcaaattagtacagccactatggagaacagtgtggagattccttaaaaaactggaaatagaactgccttatgatccagcaatcccactgctgggcatacacactgaggaaaccagaagggaaagagacacgtgtaccccaatgttcatcgcagcactgtttataatagccaggacatggaagcaacctagatgtccatcagcagatgaatggataagaaagctgtggtacatatacacaatggagtattactcagccattaaaaagaatacatttgaatcagttctaatgaggtggatgaaactggagactattatacagagtgaagtaagccagaaggaaaaacataaatacagtatactaacgcatgtatatggaatttagaaagatggtaacgataaccctgtgtgcgagacagcaaaagagacactgatgtatagaacagtcttatggactctgtgggagagggtgggaagatttgggagaatgtcattgaaacatgtgaaatgtcatgtatgaaacgagatgccagtccaggttcagtgcacgatgctggatgcttggggctggtgcgctgggaaggcccaggggatggtatggggaggttgggaggaggagggttcaggatggggagcatgtgatttttaaaaaaaaaaagaaataaataaaaaaaaaaataaaaaaaataaagagcgcTACAATGCTGGAGGTCACTCCTGGGGTGGACCGCCTAGAGGGGTGAAGGCTATAGGCAAAGGCTCCAGAGGGCTCAGGGAACACTGCCCCACCATTTCTTCTTCATCACTCTCCACCTCCCTCCACTGCCCTCAAATCACTACTTCACCTACCTGCTCAGCATTCCTCTGAGACTGTAAGTGGGAGTGCAGGCGCCGGATGAGGGGGACACCATTCCGTGCCTGCCGCTTCAACAGCCAGTAGTTGTGAAGCCGTTGCATGAACTGGGTTTTCCTCTGAAAGGAGAGACCACTACAGATCTTGTTCAACCTTGAGTAGAGGCACAGGGAAGTGAAAGACAGGATCAGTGGGCAGCCTGGATTACAGCCTCCTATCAAGACCCCGTGCGTGGTTCATTTCTGAACTTGGTAGAGGAAGACAGAATAAAATGGCCAAATGCCTCACCTCAGAGAAAGGCTTGAAAAGGACGGCAAAGTTAAGCAGCTCAGATTCAGCGTAAGGTATTTCACTTGATTGTCcacctcctgccttgcaggttcCAAAAGAACCCTCCCCCAGGAACCCAGACCCTTTAGTTCTGGACTTCTAAGACATAGGTCTGTGCCCCAATACCCTCACTCTTTTCTTGATAAAGGCAGCAAAAGGGAACAGGAACTTGTATAAGCTGTGGGCAATGTAGTCACTATTTCCTGCCCCTCTGTGGCTAAGGGTCCCATCAGACCAGGGAGTAGTCCACAGCCAAGCTGGAAGGAAAATTAGTAGGAATATAGCAGGCTACTGCCCTCTGAACCCAAATGCAACCCTTTGGAGTTGTCTGACCTCtggtttttcattaaaaaactcAGCAGCCTAAAAATGCCTAATTTTGaaccaaattgaaaaaaaaaaaaaaatctaaagacatAAGAGGATGGAGAATCTGAAAATTTAGCTGGctccacaaagaaaaataaatagtatacaatatcacttatatgtggaatctaaaaactatGAGAATATGAGAGAAtcccctggcggtctagtggttaggactcagtgctttcaccgcaagggcccaggttcaatccctggtcagggaactaagatactgcaagcagtgtggcatggccaaaaaatataaataaatacaaaatataacaaactagtgaacataaaagaagcagactctgagagaacaaactagtggttcccAGTGTATGGGGAGGTGGGCAATACAGGGCCAGGGGAGTGGGAGGTACAAAATATCAGGTATAAGATAGCTCAAGGATAtactactgtacaacacagggaatatagtcagtattttgtaataattgtaagtaaaaattaatctttaaattgtatgaaaataaaattttaaaatttagctgGCTAACTACCCCAAAAGAGAAGTCTGGAAGTCAGGATTTAAGCCAATAACACAtgaaggggtggggggaagcagTAGGAAAGGCATTAATGAGCGCTCATAATCCCTATAAAAATGCTCGAACTGCAAGGTAGGTCACATTATTCTCATGTTTCAAATGAtggaaaggcagaaggagaatagCCTCTGTTCTTGGCTGAATACATTGTTGAAGCCACTAACGCAGCTAATAAGATGGTGAAGTTGGGCAGGATTTGAATCCACGATCTCTCTGCTATACCATATTGTGTTCCCAAATTGATTAAGCAAGGACTCAGTGCTCCTCTGGcttttcctctgcttctcttcctctcaCTTGCACACTTCCACTGAAAGGAAGGTAACTGTGCCTAAACAAGAAGGTGGAACCTAAAAAGTATGTTCATTTGGGCTGGACACTGCTCACCTAGGCCTTGCGCCTTTCCATGGTCAGACATCCCTACCCCAAAGCCAAGCTGACAAAATCAAGGCCTAGGCCTTTCCCCAAAGAACAGATTCCCCCACCAACACCCATGCCAAGCACACCTGCCCAGATGCAGGCAGTCCCCTCCCTCTACAACCTCTTGGCCATGGAGGGTCCCAATAGCATTTGTGCAGGCggggaaaagaataataataaaatagcagtagcagcagcagccaccattTATTGAGCGCTTactatttgccaggcactgtgctgagtgctttaCTTATACTATCTTACTGATTTCTCCCAATAACTCTTTAAGGTaggctcatttaaaaataaatacactaagCCTGAaagaagttaagcaacttgccaaAGATCACACTGGTAGTGACAGAAGCTCAAGATTCAAATGCAGGTCTCTCTGGTTCTTAGTCAGCATGCAGTGCTGGACCCTGAAAGAAACCACCTACAAGAGCAGACCTGACAACCAAAAAGTCTAGCCCCAGGGCATAACCACCAGGGGACTAAGCATGGACCCACTCACCTAACAGAAGCGGGGAGCCTAGAACAGCTCTGTGACTAGAAGGCCCATTTCCTATGGACTAAATCTAACTCCAGTCATGGTTCACAAGAGCCTCTCCCTCTGGATCTTCTGTCTTCTTGTCTTCTTTCCAGATGGACAAGTCTGGCTGCCTGCTTCCCGCAAACAACTCACTCTCCTCTGCCCACCAGTACTCCTTTCTCCCTGTCCCTTAcacaaagagagacagacagacaacaggAACAGAACCTAAAGGCATCATGAGCCCCAACTTGTGGTCCAGGGTCTGTCACTTTCCCTTGGTTCCTTCCAGCCCTTAGAACAGGacttggcatatagtaagtgctcaataaacatctcgttgaatgaataaaggagtGAACAACTTTACCTCCCGTGGCCgcagtttcttcatctggggGTGTGGGAGAAGGTGCAAGGACTACGTTAGATGAATAATTTCCAAGACTCCTTCCTGCTCTAACACTAtagtttttttaatgaacatcAACAATGAGATGAGCCTCCAATGGAAAATCTTTCCTGTCTCTTGCTTCTCTGCCAAGCTCCCATCCCTCCAACAGGTCCAGATACCTCCCTGATGATTTAAAACAGGCTTGGTGGGAGCCAAAGTTTCTTAGTTATACTGCAGAACTGATCTTTCCTCTAAATCTAAAAGTTTCTTAGGAGGAAACACAACATATCTTCCCCACACAACCCTCTTATGCAAAGTCCCCATCATTCCCAGGATGGAGCTTTCTGGACAGCAGATACCCATACTGACCCTTTGAAACAGAGGTTCTCAATTGGAAGTAGTTCAATCCCCATAAGGTTACTAGAAACATATGTGGGGGACATCTGAGACTGTCACAAACATGAGGCAATTAGGGAGGGGATGCGAATGGCACTCACACAGACCAGGGATGCTAAACATCAAGAAACATATGGGATGGTCCTAATAATGAATTACCTCCTATCGAAAATGCCACTGGTGCCCTGTTGAAATATTACCTTAGACATCCCGTCGCCTGGGTTTCTAAGCAACTTAAGTGTATGTCTCACCTTGAACCAAAGGAAATACATTGCTTTGAAGGGCACAATCAAAACCACAAACCAGACTGGGTGAGCTCAAGGTCCAAAGGAGAAGTCTAAATTTGAGAGCACAGAAGAGAACAGGAATTCACCAACATTAGGGAAGGAGGTCTGGCTCAGGGCCAACACCAGCCCAAGAAGAAACCATGTGTCCCCAGGGAGACTTCCTGGGCAGGCTCACCTGTAAGAGGGTATCCGTGGGACAGTGACCATGGGGACAGTGGAGGTCATGTCTCGACCCACTTCCTCTGGCTCCTTCTTGATCCTTTGCTTCAAAGTCATCTTGTTCTTCTTGGACATTCCCTTGAGGGGGCCACCTACCCCACCCTGCCCttcaccttcctcctcctcctctacctcttccttttcttcctcctcctcacagGCCTCCTTCAGCCCTTCCTCATCCCCTGCCTCACTCAGGCTTCCAGGAGAGTCGCCCTTCCTCCTAGCAGTGGCAGCACCAGGCGGTGAGTGGGCCTCACAGTAGGCAGTCTTGCGCACTGTGAAGATGGTGCCATTGAGGCTGGTCTCACGCATAGGCTCAATCTTCATGAAGAGCCCAGCCCTCTGTGCACACGTCACGTGGAAGGCCGTGTAGCAGTTCACCTTATGGCACTGGATGGCTGCACCTAGCCCCTTCTGCTTGCAGATATAGCAGGTTAGTTTCCAGCGGGCAGGTGGGATGTTGTCGATGCCCTCAATGGGCTCCAGAAACACGGTGTTAGCAAAGCAGACTTCAGGGATCCAGATGGCACACACCACATGGGCCCAGTGCCCATCACTGGTCTGTTTGAAGGCGCCACCCTTGTTGGGGCAGAGGACGCAATCCACAGGCCGGGAGGGAGACTGTAGGCAGCAGCGGCATAGCCACTGGCCCTCAGGGATGTAGGGGACGCCATAGCACTCCTGGTGTACAGCCAGGTTGCAGATGTCACAGAAGAGAATGACGTTGCTGTTGTGGCACTCATCATCCAGGCACACACAGCAGAAAGCATCTTCATCAATGAGTGACTGCTGGGCCCCACTACTGCGACTTTCCAGGTACGATTCCTTCTCAAGCCGGTCCACCAGCAGCTCAAAGGTGTCTGCCGACACCAAACTGTACCCATCTACTCGCCGCTTCTCGTTTACCAAGTCCAGCCAGGCGAGGTCCTCCTCATCCATGTCATACTCGACTTCTGCATCCAGATCTTCAGGTGACTTTTCAATGTAGCGGTAGTAAGCAGCAGGCAGCGGGGGTGCTTCTGGCTGACTGCCTGAGTCCACCATGCGGAAGCTGGGTTGCGGGAGGTGGAAGGAAGAGCCAGATGCATGCTTAGAGCAGGACTCCTTCTTTTTGCCCTTGGATGAGGGTTTTTTGGACTTGCCAGGGAACTGAGGCTGCTCACTGTTTTCCTTGTTACTATTGCATTCGGTGATATCCTGGGCAGtcaactcatcctctgtgatGATCTTGAGTGGATCATAGATGCTAATACGATGCAGGCGTCCATCGATGTCCACTTCCACAATCCGCTGGGCCTGGGCATACGTCAGGGTCTCCCGAGTGGGTGAGCACTTCAGACTATAGGGGGATGGGGAGCGCCGGCCCTCGGCATTAGGCCGCGACTTCCGGCGAGGCTTCCTCATGGCACCTGGGAACCAATGAGACAGACCTAAGGAGAGAAGGCCAGGAGACTGAGCTGGATGGTTAGGCACGCATGCACTCATTCACCTTTCCTTCTGATCAGGTGGCCACTGAGCAAACTGGCTATTTCCTCAACCTGAACACTCTACCCTTCAGGTATCATTTACAATGGCTTGCTCCTTCACCTCTTTCAAGTCTTTCCATAACAGTGCTTCTCAGTGAGTCCCT
This genomic window from Bos mutus isolate GX-2022 chromosome 23, NWIPB_WYAK_1.1, whole genome shotgun sequence contains:
- the BRPF3 gene encoding bromodomain and PHD finger-containing protein 3, with translation MRKPRRKSRPNAEGRRSPSPYSLKCSPTRETLTYAQAQRIVEVDIDGRLHRISIYDPLKIITEDELTAQDITECNSNKENSEQPQFPGKSKKPSSKGKKKESCSKHASGSSFHLPQPSFRMVDSGSQPEAPPLPAAYYRYIEKSPEDLDAEVEYDMDEEDLAWLDLVNEKRRVDGYSLVSADTFELLVDRLEKESYLESRSSGAQQSLIDEDAFCCVCLDDECHNSNVILFCDICNLAVHQECYGVPYIPEGQWLCRCCLQSPSRPVDCVLCPNKGGAFKQTSDGHWAHVVCAIWIPEVCFANTVFLEPIEGIDNIPPARWKLTCYICKQKGLGAAIQCHKVNCYTAFHVTCAQRAGLFMKIEPMRETSLNGTIFTVRKTAYCEAHSPPGAATARRKGDSPGSLSEAGDEEGLKEACEEEEEKEEVEEEEEGEGQGGVGGPLKGMSKKNKMTLKQRIKKEPEEVGRDMTSTVPMVTVPRIPSYRLNKICSGLSFQRKTQFMQRLHNYWLLKRQARNGVPLIRRLHSHLQSQRNAEQREQDEKTSAVKEELKYWQKLRHDLERARLLIELIRKREKLKREQIKIQQAAMELELMPFNVLLRTTLDLLQEKDPAHIFAEPVNLSEVPDYLEFISKPMDFSTMRRKLESHLYHTLEEFEEDFNLIVTNCMKYNAKDTIFHRAAVRLRDLGGAILRHARRQAENIGYDPETGTHLPESPKSEDFYRFSWEDVDNILIPENRAHLSPEVQLKELLEKLDLVSTMRSSGARTRRVRLLRREINAVRQKLAQPPPPQPPSLNKTVSSGELPAGPRGDVAVLEQAPQEEPEDSGDRDDSKMPPPPTLEPTGPAPSLSEQESPPDPPTLKPINDSKPPSRLLKPRKAEEDELLEKSPLQLGSEPLQRLLSDNGINRVSLMAPDTSPTGAPLSGVGRRTSVLFKKARNGVKLQRSPDRALENGEDHGTADSPVSPASIEDERHSRKRPRSRSCSQSEGERSPQQEEETGVTNGFGKHTESGSDSECSLGLGSGLAFEACSGRTPPKRSRGKPALSRVPFLEGVNGDSDYNSSGRSLLMPFEDRGDLEPLELVWAKCRGYPSYPALIIDPKMPREGLLHNGVPIPVPPLDVLKLGEQKQAEAGEKLFLVLFFDNKRTWQWLPRDKVLPLGVEDTVDKLKMLEGRKTSIRKSVQVAYDRAMIHLSRVRGPHSFVTSSYL